One Nocardioides luti DNA window includes the following coding sequences:
- a CDS encoding S66 peptidase family protein, with protein MHYPDKPRPGDRVAVLSPGTALPAVFPHPFDLGLRRLEERYEVRAVEFPTTRKLGASPAQRAADVHAAFADPDIRAVLTSIGGNDQIKVLAHLDADLLRENPKPFFGLSDNTNLHHFLFGQGLVSYSGGTVMTMLGRDGAMHEQSARSFEAALFGSGWFDLEPAVDFTDMNRDWGDPAHLETEPPMLPGTGWQWHQVAADSPPVEGRLWGGCLEIVDFQLRTGRYLLEDAAYDGCVLFLETSEELPSAQYVGEVLMCLGERGLLQRFSGLLMGRPRAWVFGTPDDPSFRAAYVEAQHAAVLAAFAEYSPDVPVVLDVDLGHTDPNLVVPHGGDCRIDPAAGTVSVRY; from the coding sequence ATGCACTACCCCGACAAGCCCCGCCCCGGCGACCGCGTCGCCGTCCTCTCCCCCGGCACCGCGCTGCCCGCGGTCTTCCCGCACCCCTTCGACCTCGGGCTGCGCCGCCTGGAGGAGCGCTACGAGGTGCGCGCGGTCGAGTTCCCCACCACCCGCAAGCTGGGCGCCAGCCCGGCCCAGCGGGCGGCCGACGTGCACGCGGCGTTCGCGGACCCCGACATCCGCGCGGTGCTCACGAGCATCGGCGGCAACGACCAGATCAAGGTGCTGGCCCACCTCGACGCCGACCTGCTGCGGGAGAACCCCAAGCCGTTCTTCGGGCTCAGCGACAACACCAACCTCCACCACTTCCTGTTCGGCCAGGGCCTGGTGTCCTACTCCGGCGGGACCGTGATGACGATGCTCGGCCGCGACGGGGCGATGCACGAGCAGAGCGCGCGCTCCTTCGAGGCGGCGCTGTTCGGCAGCGGCTGGTTCGACCTCGAGCCGGCGGTCGACTTCACCGACATGAACCGCGACTGGGGCGACCCCGCGCACCTCGAGACCGAGCCGCCGATGCTGCCGGGCACCGGCTGGCAGTGGCACCAGGTCGCCGCCGACAGCCCTCCCGTCGAGGGCCGGCTGTGGGGCGGCTGCCTGGAGATCGTCGACTTCCAGCTCCGGACCGGTCGCTACCTCCTGGAGGACGCGGCGTACGACGGCTGCGTGCTGTTCCTCGAGACGTCGGAGGAGCTGCCGAGCGCCCAGTACGTCGGCGAGGTGCTCATGTGCCTCGGCGAGCGCGGGCTGCTGCAGCGGTTCTCCGGGCTGCTCATGGGTCGGCCCCGCGCCTGGGTCTTCGGGACGCCCGACGACCCGTCCTTCCGCGCGGCCTACGTCGAGGCGCAGCACGCGGCGGTGCTGGCCGCGTTCGCGGAGTACTCCCCCGACGTGCCGGTCGTGCTCGACGTCGACCTCGGGCACACGGACCCGAACCTCGTCGTCCCGCACGGCGGGGACTGCCGGATCGACCCGGCGGCGGGGACGGTCAGCGTCCGCTACTGA
- a CDS encoding phosphatase PAP2 family protein, translating into MSRAPRPAAAAGIVVVSWAAILGVVVGFGWLITHQLKSSVNPWDNDVSRWFADQRSSTLNPLGDIGTFFGETMVGWGVAALAAVVFCVWRRTWLPALFMGLVAAGIGGLYAITTSIDTRQRPPVKILDPGLVPDHSFPSGHVATAVAAYGGIVLLSLVYARASRRWVWLLLVLPVFVLLARLYQGAHHLTDVLTSVVYASVWLLVLSRTVLSRVPVSSGR; encoded by the coding sequence ATGTCCCGTGCACCTCGTCCGGCCGCAGCCGCCGGCATCGTCGTCGTCTCCTGGGCCGCCATCCTCGGCGTCGTGGTCGGCTTCGGCTGGCTGATCACCCACCAGCTCAAGAGCTCGGTCAACCCGTGGGACAACGACGTCTCACGCTGGTTCGCCGATCAGCGCTCGTCGACGCTGAACCCGCTCGGCGACATCGGCACGTTCTTCGGCGAGACCATGGTCGGCTGGGGCGTGGCCGCCCTGGCCGCGGTCGTCTTCTGCGTGTGGCGCCGCACCTGGCTGCCGGCCCTGTTCATGGGGCTCGTCGCCGCCGGCATCGGCGGGCTCTACGCGATCACCACCTCGATCGACACGCGCCAGCGGCCGCCGGTCAAGATCCTGGACCCGGGCCTGGTGCCCGACCACAGCTTCCCGTCCGGCCACGTGGCGACCGCCGTGGCGGCGTACGGCGGGATCGTGCTGCTCTCGCTGGTCTACGCACGGGCCTCGCGCCGCTGGGTCTGGTTGCTGCTGGTGCTGCCGGTGTTCGTGCTGCTGGCGCGGCTCTACCAGGGCGCGCACCACCTGACCGACGTGCTGACCAGCGTCGTCTACGCGTCGGTGTGGCTGCTGGTGCTGTCGCGGACCGTGCTGAGCCGGGTGCCGGTCAGTAGCGGACGCTGA
- a CDS encoding aconitate hydratase, with protein sequence MASQDSFGAKGTLDVDGKSYEIFRLDAVEGEGLDVASLPFSLKVLLENLLRTEDGADITADDIKAIAGWDADADPSKEIQFTPARVIMQDFTGVPCVVDLATMREAMADLGGDPSKINPLAPAEMVIDHSVIADVFGTPEAFGRNVEIEYERNRERYQFLRWGQGAFDDFKVVPPGTGIVHQVNIEHLARTIFTREVDGELQAYPDTCVGTDSHTTMVNGIGVVGWGVGGIEAEAAMLGQPVSMLIPRVVGFKLNGDLPEGTTATDLVLTITEMLRKHGVVGKFVEFYGPGVSALPLANRATIGNMSPEFGSTIAVFPIDEETTKYLKLTGRSDEQLALVEAYAKEQGLWHDPSAEPRYSEKLELDVSTVVPSLAGPKRPQDRVSLSEAKEGFRGALADYVDESGDEQGYDETVAETFPASDAPSHEGNGSAPPKDYVSAAPADGGRPSNPALVTLADGTKFELDHGAVAIAAITSCTNTSNPSVMIGAALLAKNAVEKGLTSKPWVKTTLAPGSKVVSDYYEKANLTPYLDKLGFNLVGYGCTTCIGNSGPLIPEVSQAVNDNDLAVVSVLSGNRNFEGRINPDVKMNYLASPPLVVAYALAGSMDVDLFNDPLGQDQDGNDVFMKDIWPSAQEIEDVIATAITSEMFSKDYADVFAGDEQWQSLPTPEGKTFAWDPESTYVRKPPYFDGMPDEPTPVEDIDGARVLLKLGDSVTTDHISPAGAIKKDSPAGKYLAEHGVENRDFNSYGSRRGNHEVMIRGTFANIRLRNQLAPGTEGGFTRDFTQDDAPVTTIYEASEAYAAAGTPLVVLCGKEYGSGSSRDWAAKGTSLLGVKAVIAESYERIHRSNLIGMGVIPLQFPEGQNAESLGLTGEETFSISGITALNEGSTPKTVKVTAGDVEFDAVVRIDTPGEANYYRNGGIMQYVLRNLRKA encoded by the coding sequence ATGGCCAGTCAGGACAGCTTCGGTGCCAAGGGCACCCTGGACGTGGACGGGAAGTCCTACGAGATCTTCCGCCTCGACGCGGTCGAGGGTGAGGGTCTGGACGTCGCGAGCCTCCCCTTCAGCCTGAAGGTCCTGCTGGAGAACCTCCTCCGCACCGAGGACGGCGCGGACATCACCGCCGACGACATCAAGGCGATCGCCGGCTGGGACGCGGACGCGGACCCCAGCAAGGAGATCCAGTTCACGCCGGCGCGCGTGATCATGCAGGACTTCACCGGCGTCCCGTGCGTCGTCGACCTCGCCACCATGCGCGAGGCGATGGCCGACCTCGGCGGCGACCCGTCGAAGATCAACCCGCTCGCGCCCGCCGAGATGGTCATCGACCACTCGGTGATCGCCGACGTCTTCGGCACGCCCGAGGCGTTCGGCCGCAACGTCGAGATCGAGTACGAGCGCAACCGCGAGCGCTACCAGTTCCTGCGGTGGGGCCAGGGCGCCTTCGACGACTTCAAGGTCGTCCCGCCCGGCACCGGCATCGTGCACCAGGTCAACATCGAGCACCTCGCCCGCACGATCTTCACCCGCGAGGTGGATGGCGAGCTCCAGGCCTACCCCGACACCTGCGTCGGCACCGACTCCCACACCACGATGGTCAACGGCATCGGCGTGGTCGGTTGGGGCGTCGGCGGCATCGAGGCCGAGGCGGCGATGCTCGGCCAGCCCGTCTCCATGCTGATCCCGCGCGTGGTCGGCTTCAAGCTGAACGGCGACCTGCCCGAGGGCACCACCGCCACCGACCTGGTCCTCACGATCACCGAGATGCTGCGCAAGCACGGCGTCGTCGGCAAGTTCGTCGAGTTCTACGGCCCCGGCGTCTCGGCGCTGCCGCTGGCCAACCGCGCCACGATCGGCAACATGAGCCCGGAGTTCGGCTCCACGATCGCGGTCTTCCCGATCGACGAGGAGACCACGAAGTACCTCAAGCTCACCGGCCGCTCCGACGAGCAGCTCGCGCTGGTCGAGGCCTACGCCAAGGAGCAGGGCCTCTGGCACGACCCGTCGGCCGAGCCGCGCTACTCCGAGAAGCTCGAGCTCGACGTCTCCACCGTCGTCCCGTCGCTCGCCGGCCCCAAGCGCCCGCAGGACCGCGTCTCGCTGTCCGAGGCCAAGGAGGGCTTCCGCGGCGCGCTCGCCGACTACGTCGACGAGAGCGGCGACGAGCAGGGGTACGACGAGACCGTCGCGGAGACCTTCCCGGCCTCTGACGCGCCCTCGCACGAGGGCAACGGCTCGGCCCCGCCGAAGGACTACGTCTCCGCGGCCCCGGCCGACGGCGGCCGCCCGAGCAACCCGGCGCTGGTCACCCTGGCGGACGGCACGAAGTTCGAGCTGGACCACGGCGCCGTCGCGATCGCCGCGATCACGTCGTGCACCAACACGTCGAACCCGTCGGTCATGATCGGCGCGGCGCTGCTGGCCAAGAACGCCGTCGAGAAGGGCCTGACCAGCAAGCCGTGGGTCAAGACCACGCTCGCGCCCGGCTCCAAGGTCGTCTCGGACTACTACGAGAAGGCCAACCTGACGCCGTACCTCGACAAGCTCGGCTTCAACCTCGTCGGCTACGGCTGCACGACCTGCATCGGCAACTCCGGCCCGCTCATCCCCGAGGTCAGCCAGGCCGTCAACGACAACGACCTCGCGGTCGTGTCGGTGCTGTCGGGCAACCGCAACTTCGAGGGCCGGATCAACCCCGACGTGAAGATGAACTACCTCGCGTCCCCGCCGCTGGTCGTCGCCTACGCTCTGGCCGGCTCGATGGACGTCGACCTGTTCAACGACCCGCTGGGCCAGGACCAGGACGGCAACGACGTCTTCATGAAGGACATCTGGCCCTCCGCGCAGGAGATCGAGGACGTCATCGCGACCGCGATCACCTCCGAGATGTTCAGCAAGGACTACGCCGACGTCTTCGCCGGCGACGAGCAGTGGCAGTCGCTCCCGACCCCCGAGGGCAAGACCTTCGCCTGGGACCCGGAGTCGACCTACGTCCGCAAGCCCCCGTACTTCGACGGGATGCCCGACGAGCCCACGCCCGTCGAGGACATCGACGGCGCGCGGGTGCTGCTCAAGCTGGGTGACTCGGTCACGACCGACCACATCAGCCCGGCCGGCGCGATCAAGAAGGACTCGCCCGCGGGCAAGTACCTCGCCGAGCACGGTGTCGAGAACCGCGACTTCAACAGCTATGGCTCGCGCCGCGGCAACCACGAGGTCATGATCCGCGGCACCTTCGCCAACATCCGGCTGCGCAACCAGCTGGCGCCCGGCACCGAGGGTGGCTTCACGCGCGACTTCACCCAGGACGACGCGCCGGTCACCACGATCTACGAGGCCTCCGAGGCGTACGCCGCGGCCGGCACCCCGTTGGTCGTGCTCTGCGGCAAGGAGTACGGCTCCGGCTCGTCGCGCGACTGGGCGGCCAAGGGCACCTCGCTCCTGGGCGTCAAGGCCGTCATCGCCGAGTCCTACGAGCGCATCCACCGCTCGAACCTGATCGGCATGGGCGTCATCCCGCTGCAGTTCCCCGAGGGGCAGAACGCCGAGTCGCTCGGCCTGACCGGCGAGGAGACCTTCTCGATCTCCGGGATCACCGCCCTCAACGAGGGCAGCACGCCGAAGACCGTCAAGGTCACCGCCGGCGACGTGGAGTTCGACGCGGTCGTCCGCATCGACACCCCCGGCGAGGCGAACTACTACCGCAACGGCGGCATCATGCAGTACGTCCTGCGGAACCTCCGCAAGGCCTGA
- a CDS encoding SDR family oxidoreductase, translating to MTEKTWFITGSSRGFGREWAVAALERGDRVAATARDTSTLDDLVERYGDAILPIQLDVTDRDADFAAVAQAHEHFGRLDVVVNNAGYGHFGFVEELTEQEFRDQLETNVFGAMWVTQAALPFLREQGSGHILQVSSIGGISAFPLLGAYHASKWALEGFSQSLAAEVADFGIKVTLIEPGGFSTDWSGASAVRSEPHPAYDEMRDKVAEMRKARAGAAGAGDPQSSALAVLEVVDADEPPLRVFFGVAPIGIAKADYESRMAGWEKWQHVAELAQG from the coding sequence ATGACTGAGAAGACCTGGTTCATCACCGGCAGCTCCCGCGGCTTCGGCCGCGAGTGGGCCGTCGCCGCCCTCGAGCGCGGCGACAGGGTCGCGGCCACCGCCCGCGACACCTCGACGCTCGACGACCTCGTCGAGCGGTACGGCGACGCGATCCTCCCGATCCAGCTCGACGTGACCGATCGGGACGCGGACTTCGCGGCCGTCGCGCAGGCGCACGAGCACTTCGGTCGCCTCGACGTCGTCGTCAACAACGCGGGCTACGGCCACTTCGGCTTCGTCGAGGAGCTCACCGAGCAGGAGTTCCGCGACCAGCTGGAGACCAACGTCTTCGGGGCCATGTGGGTCACCCAGGCCGCGCTGCCGTTCCTGCGCGAGCAGGGCTCCGGCCACATCCTGCAGGTGTCGTCGATCGGCGGCATCTCGGCCTTCCCGCTGCTCGGCGCCTACCACGCGTCGAAGTGGGCGCTGGAGGGCTTCAGCCAGTCGCTGGCCGCGGAGGTGGCCGACTTCGGCATCAAGGTCACGCTGATCGAGCCCGGCGGCTTCTCGACCGACTGGTCGGGCGCGTCGGCCGTCCGGTCCGAGCCGCACCCGGCGTACGACGAGATGCGCGACAAGGTCGCCGAGATGCGCAAGGCGCGCGCCGGCGCCGCCGGCGCGGGGGACCCGCAGTCCTCGGCGCTGGCCGTGCTCGAGGTCGTCGACGCCGACGAGCCGCCGCTGCGCGTCTTCTTCGGCGTCGCGCCGATCGGCATCGCCAAGGCCGACTACGAGTCCCGCATGGCGGGCTGGGAGAAGTGGCAGCACGTCGCGGAGCTGGCGCAGGGCTGA
- a CDS encoding ABC-2 family transporter protein: MRRTTRTYARLLLAGIRRQSTYRLAAFGGLVANTTFGLLKVAILFATVRAAGGELNGYDIGSISAYIWISQGMLGSVNLNGRTDIADRIKDGSIVVDFLRPLDVQAASITSEVGQALFALLPRGLPSVAIGALVVGMDVTSSPLGLVAGALSLLLALVVSATTVYLVAAAGFWLVETRGLQILYMVVSGFLAGLFVPIDLFPTWLRVLAEVTPFPSMMMYPVDVISGRSTGLDALGLIGLQVFWLAAMALVGHLMTRAGRHRLEVQGG; the protein is encoded by the coding sequence GTGAGGCGCACGACGCGGACCTACGCCCGTCTGCTGCTCGCGGGGATCCGCCGCCAGTCGACCTACCGGCTCGCGGCGTTCGGCGGCCTGGTCGCCAACACGACCTTCGGCCTGCTCAAGGTCGCGATCCTCTTCGCCACCGTCCGCGCGGCGGGCGGGGAGCTCAACGGTTACGACATCGGCTCGATCAGCGCCTACATCTGGATCTCGCAGGGAATGCTCGGCTCGGTCAACCTCAACGGCCGCACCGACATCGCCGACCGGATCAAGGACGGCTCGATCGTCGTCGACTTCCTGCGGCCGCTCGACGTGCAGGCGGCCAGCATCACCTCCGAGGTGGGCCAGGCGCTCTTCGCGCTGCTCCCCCGCGGCCTGCCGTCGGTCGCGATCGGCGCACTCGTGGTGGGCATGGACGTCACCTCGTCCCCGCTGGGCCTGGTCGCGGGGGCGCTGAGCCTCCTGCTCGCGCTGGTCGTCAGCGCCACGACCGTCTACCTGGTCGCCGCGGCCGGCTTCTGGCTGGTCGAGACCCGCGGCCTGCAGATCCTCTACATGGTCGTCTCCGGCTTCCTGGCCGGCCTGTTCGTCCCGATCGACCTGTTCCCGACCTGGCTGCGGGTCCTCGCCGAGGTGACGCCGTTCCCGTCGATGATGATGTACCCCGTCGACGTGATCTCCGGGCGCAGCACGGGCCTCGACGCGCTCGGCCTGATCGGGCTCCAGGTCTTCTGGCTCGCCGCCATGGCCCTCGTGGGGCACCTGATGACCCGCGCCGGCCGGCACCGCCTGGAGGTGCAGGGTGGCTGA
- a CDS encoding ABC-2 family transporter protein, translating to MADLQTALRPYRAVLGSRVRSQRSYRANFAVDLLSSFLVGLVELAEVWVLFHNVPRIGGLDFAAILVVFGLADVAFSVADLAFGHCDNLPTYLRAGTLDVFYLRPQPLLLQLITSDISLRRLARAVVGLVALVAGLVVADLDWSVSAVALLVVAVVSATATFAAMFVWAGGAQFFLVDGAEATNAFVYGGRYAATQPASVWNRPLKVLFGFFFPMAFTAYLPAITLLGLPGPEWMPGWLGWCAPLAALWTWTMALLAWRLGVRHYRGGGG from the coding sequence GTGGCTGACCTGCAGACCGCGCTGCGCCCCTACCGCGCCGTGCTCGGCTCCCGGGTGCGCTCGCAGCGCAGCTACCGCGCCAACTTCGCCGTCGACCTGCTGAGCTCCTTCCTCGTCGGGCTCGTGGAGCTCGCCGAGGTCTGGGTGCTCTTCCACAACGTCCCGCGGATCGGCGGCCTGGACTTCGCGGCCATCCTGGTCGTCTTCGGCCTGGCCGACGTCGCCTTCTCCGTGGCCGACCTGGCCTTCGGGCACTGCGACAACCTGCCGACGTACCTCCGCGCGGGCACCCTCGACGTCTTCTACCTCCGCCCCCAGCCGCTGCTGCTCCAGCTGATCACCAGCGACATCTCGCTGCGCCGCCTCGCGCGGGCGGTCGTCGGGCTGGTCGCGCTCGTCGCGGGGCTGGTCGTGGCGGACCTCGACTGGTCGGTGTCGGCGGTCGCGCTGCTCGTCGTCGCGGTGGTCAGCGCCACGGCGACCTTCGCGGCGATGTTCGTCTGGGCGGGAGGCGCGCAGTTCTTCCTCGTCGACGGGGCCGAGGCCACCAACGCGTTCGTGTACGGCGGGCGGTACGCCGCCACGCAGCCGGCGAGCGTCTGGAACAGGCCGCTCAAGGTGCTGTTCGGTTTTTTCTTCCCCATGGCCTTCACGGCGTACCTGCCGGCGATCACCCTGCTCGGGCTGCCCGGTCCCGAGTGGATGCCCGGGTGGCTGGGCTGGTGCGCGCCGCTGGCGGCGCTGTGGACCTGGACGATGGCCCTGCTCGCCTGGCGGCTGGGCGTGCGGCACTACCGAGGAGGCGGCGGATGA
- a CDS encoding ABC transporter ATP-binding protein, translated as MSEPVIVMEGLGRDFKVRDGLTRRTVTAVGALDARIDAGEAVGYIGANGAGKSTTIKMLTGILVPTRGSATTCGLRPVPDRRRLAREVGVVFGQRSQLWWDLPVRESFRILAAIHGLGATQETERTDELVERLELEEFLGTPVRQLSLGQRMRAEVAAALLHSPRLVILDEPTIGLDVLSKQRLREFLVAERRTHGTTLVLTTHDMGDVERLCDRVLLVDRGSLVWDGTLTGLSRTVGARRVLVVDLVESTPDLLGIPDTEHLGSEGGGLRQRLAFDAEHTTAAKVLAAVSERVEVLDLAVEEPDVEDVVRRVYASRR; from the coding sequence ATGAGCGAGCCCGTGATCGTGATGGAGGGGCTGGGGCGCGACTTCAAGGTCCGCGACGGCCTCACGCGCCGGACGGTGACGGCCGTCGGCGCCCTCGACGCGCGCATCGACGCCGGCGAGGCGGTCGGCTACATCGGCGCGAACGGCGCCGGGAAGTCCACGACCATCAAGATGCTCACCGGCATCCTGGTGCCCACCCGCGGATCGGCGACCACGTGCGGCCTGCGGCCGGTGCCCGACCGGCGCCGGCTGGCCCGCGAGGTCGGCGTCGTCTTCGGGCAGCGGTCCCAGCTGTGGTGGGACCTGCCGGTGCGCGAGTCCTTCCGGATCCTGGCAGCGATCCACGGCCTCGGGGCCACGCAGGAGACCGAGCGCACCGACGAGCTGGTCGAGCGCCTGGAGCTCGAGGAGTTCCTCGGCACCCCGGTGCGCCAGCTCTCGCTGGGCCAGCGGATGCGCGCCGAGGTGGCCGCCGCCCTCCTGCACTCCCCCCGCCTGGTCATCCTCGACGAGCCGACGATCGGCCTCGACGTCCTCTCCAAGCAGCGGCTCCGCGAGTTCCTCGTCGCCGAGCGCCGCACCCACGGCACCACCCTGGTGCTCACCACGCACGACATGGGCGACGTCGAGCGGCTCTGCGACCGGGTGCTGCTGGTGGACCGCGGCTCGCTGGTCTGGGACGGCACCCTGACCGGGCTCTCCCGCACCGTCGGCGCACGCCGGGTGCTCGTCGTAGACCTGGTGGAGTCGACCCCCGACCTGCTCGGCATCCCCGACACCGAGCACCTCGGCAGCGAGGGCGGCGGGCTGCGCCAGCGCCTCGCCTTCGACGCCGAGCACACCACCGCGGCCAAGGTCCTCGCGGCGGTCTCCGAGCGCGTCGAGGTGCTCGACCTCGCGGTCGAGGAGCCCGACGTCGAGGACGTCGTACGCCGGGTCTACGCCAGCCGGCGCTGA